The following are encoded in a window of Armatimonadota bacterium genomic DNA:
- a CDS encoding SLBB domain-containing protein, producing MLKNILCLTLIVLLCTCSFAAETQNEHKLGRGDHIRINVLDEPEVTKETVIGDDGYISLALIDRIKLEGMTCAEAAEAIRNALKEYIVQPEVSVELIAVGKKRVFVAGEVQKRGVLMLEPNARLMEALAGAEYLNTADLSNITIQRKSQIINTDLTLFLSGKDLTPNILLEDGDTIIVPRQNLADAVLVLGAVNKAGTTALKPGMTIREAIAAAGGVTPDADTSKITLKHDASQEAIPIDYERAMAGDPTADLTVSAGDTIFVPKLDDAYFVIQGGVKNPGRYSLKGRMTIEEATAEAGGLTKDAKIDQIEVVHTSGGIVRSEKVNLDKIRKGQSPVVVIQPGDSIIIPTRRTSPDFLQILSVLGSLGWILVR from the coding sequence ATGCTGAAAAATATCTTATGTCTGACACTCATCGTTCTCCTTTGTACATGCTCATTCGCCGCAGAGACACAAAATGAACACAAGCTTGGGCGAGGTGACCATATTAGGATAAACGTCTTGGACGAGCCAGAAGTTACGAAAGAGACCGTCATTGGCGACGATGGATACATCTCGCTTGCGCTTATAGATAGAATTAAACTCGAGGGGATGACCTGCGCCGAAGCAGCCGAAGCAATTCGAAATGCTCTTAAAGAGTACATCGTCCAACCGGAAGTTTCGGTGGAGCTAATCGCTGTTGGAAAGAAACGCGTATTTGTCGCTGGCGAGGTACAAAAGCGCGGTGTGCTAATGCTTGAGCCAAATGCAAGACTTATGGAAGCTCTGGCAGGAGCTGAATATCTAAATACCGCAGACCTTTCAAATATAACCATCCAAAGAAAATCACAGATAATAAACACCGATCTTACGCTCTTCCTTTCTGGCAAAGACCTTACACCAAACATACTTCTTGAAGATGGAGACACGATAATTGTGCCACGTCAGAACTTAGCCGACGCAGTACTTGTCCTGGGTGCGGTGAACAAAGCAGGCACAACGGCCCTGAAGCCTGGGATGACAATTCGAGAAGCGATTGCTGCAGCTGGGGGCGTCACTCCGGATGCAGATACCTCAAAGATAACTCTTAAGCACGACGCAAGCCAGGAAGCAATCCCCATAGATTATGAACGAGCAATGGCTGGAGATCCAACCGCTGACTTAACTGTCAGTGCAGGCGATACGATCTTTGTTCCAAAACTTGATGACGCATATTTTGTCATACAGGGCGGCGTCAAAAATCCCGGGCGTTATTCGCTAAAAGGTAGAATGACGATTGAAGAGGCAACAGCAGAAGCCGGAGGACTGACTAAAGACGCCAAAATTGATCAAATTGAAGTTGTACATACGTCGGGCGGCATCGTCAGGTCAGAAAAGGTTAACCTTGACAAAATAAGAAAGGGCCAAAGCCCAGTTGTTGTCATCCAACCCGGTGACAGCATCATTATTCCAACTAGGCGAACCTCCCCTGATTTCCTGCAGATTTTAAGTGTTCTGGGAAGTCTAGGCTGGATTCTGGTGCGCTAA